Part of the Woronichinia naegeliana WA131 genome, TGTCAAAAAAAGAAAGAAGAAAAGGAACAAAAAAACAACTAGGATATATAAAAAGAAACTTGTCTCATATAGAAAAAATGATAGAAGAGGGAGCAAAGTTAGAAAAACTAACGAAAAAAGAGCAAGAAGAGCTTGTAACGATAGGAAAAGTGTATGAGCAACAGTTAGAAATGTATGAAAAAAAGACAAATAAAGTAGAAAACAGAATTGTGAGTGTAAGCCAACCTCACGTGCGTCCAATAGTGCGTGGAAAAGCGGGAAAAGCAGTAGAGTTTGGAGCTAAAATATCGGCAAGTAATGTGAATGGCTTTGTCTTCTTAGACAAATTAAGTTGGGATAATTACAACGAATCGGGAGATTTACAAGCGCGAATAGAAGAATATAAAAGGGAAACAGGATGTTATCCGGAATCGGTTCATGTGGATAAAATCTATCGAACAAAAGCGAATCGAGCTTATTGTAAAGAAAGGGATATAAGAATGAGTGGTCCCCGATTGGGAAGACCGCCGAAAGAGGTGAGCAAAGAAAAAAAGAAAGAGGCACGCTCAGATGAAAGAGTGCGTAATGCCATTGAGGGTAAATTCGGACAGGGAAAGAGGAAATTTAGTCTTGGTCGAGTGATGGCCAAACTACCTGAGACCTCGGAAACGGTAATTGCGATGAACTTTTTGGTAATGAATCTTTCTACTCTACTTCAGAAGACAAAAAGTAAAAAGTTGTAGAGTCGTTTTTCTTGTGAAAAATGGTGTTAATTTTCCTCTCTTTTGTGAGGAGTGATTTGTGTTGACCTTTTTAGACAGAAAGGAACAATAGATTAAACAAAATCTGTATTTTGATTTGTTTCCATAAGGATAAGTTATCTATGCTTTTTCAGTCCATACTTCCCTAACCCACATTTCTTTCGTTTTTTGACTTTTTCAGCAAGCCCTATCTAGCTTTGACGATTCTGTAAAATCAATCATACGCCGCATGAATTGACTACGACGCGAATGATTTTCAGGTCCATTATCAGGGAGCATCTCACCTTTGCAATAAGTAGAAATACTTAACGAGGTAAATGAAAGAGTCAAAAAAGGTAATCATTTAAATAGGAACAGCGATGACGAAGGACTTGTGGTACATTGTCAGAATTCCAACTCGCACCAGTAATTTTAAGACGATGACCAATTTGTTTAACTTGAGATTCGACAGAGCCAGAGCCAATAGAAATGCCCTCTGCCTGCAAATAACCATAATTGACAATCCGATGTTTATGCTTGTTTAAATAAATGATAAAATTCTCAGCTTGAGGCTCTGACCATCCCTCAAAACAGGAGATAGCGGCATCCACTTCACCCGTCCAAAGAAAAGACTTGACCTCCTCAATTCGCTGGAATGACCCCCCAACTTTATAGAGGTTTTCAATTAAGTGATACCAGTCCAAAATTTCAATTCGCTCATGTTTCTGTCCTATCTCACGAAATAAGTTCCAGATACCATCATGTCCATCTCCCAAACAAATTAAAGGCTTAGCCAAAATTTGAGAATTAACCAAATCTAATAAAGCCGAGTTATCTTGAAAAAAGGTAGCTACCCCCAATTGATGAAAACTGACTCCTTTATAATCACGCCAAATTAAGGGTTATCCCTTGGGAGTTCTGAGTCGTACCTTCCCACCATCTATGCTAATTTCTTCGACTTCTGTGTTAGAGGGTAATTCTTCAAAATGATAGCGATGTACAAGGCGTTGTTGCGTACTGTGAGAAATAGCAATTCCCGTCAATGATTGGATTTTCTTAGCTGCTTTTTCATAAGACTCATCGCCACTCAGTAGCAAACAGTTCTTCTCTAACATTGGACTCATCTGAGTTCGAGGCTTTAGTTCTAATTTCTTCGCTTGTTTTTCTGTAATGGGCAATTCCCCCAAAATACTTTGTAATTAGTCACAGCAATAAGTGGGGCTTAATTCTCATTAAGCCCCAAAAATACTAGAGAGGAAGAAAGTCATCAATGGAAGGAGGAGAAAGACCAGAGGAAGATAAAATAAGAGATAACTGTTCGACCGCACTTTTACCTTGAAGTCTCATGGTTTCAAGAAAACTAAACATCATGGCAACAAGTTGTCCGCCCCAATGACTTCTAGCACCGCCACTAACCTTACGATGAATAACAACAGGACGCAAGGCTCTCTCGGCATCATTGTTATCAGGTTTAACTTCAGGAAAAGTAAGAAAAGTAAACCAATCATGCCAATAACGTCGAAAGCGATTAGATAACAATTGGGAATCACTTGCCCATCCCGTGGGCGGCGGATTATCCAGAACCTCTTGAAGTTGAGCTTCAACTAGGGGTCGCTGTTGTTGTAAAGCTTCTAAGCTCAGTTTGCCTTGATGATAATCTCGATGGGATTGACGAGCTTGCTCTAGAATAGGAAAAACTCTCTGAGCAAAAAGTTTATTTTCAGAAAAGTGGGAAGTTTCCAAGGCCTTCAATTCCCGCCCAATATGAGCCAGACATTTCTGTTTATGCTGGGCATTTTGGCGATGGTAAGCCCCCCAACAGTCCGTACTGAGAAGCCCATGAAAATCTTTACCTAATAGGGAATGAACCTCATCGGAACTCCGGCTGGGAGCCAGAAACAAAACACAAACAGAGGAGGAAGTAGCCACCCACATCCAATAGTTAACCCCATTGACGCGATAGCTGGTTTCGTCCACACAACGGACTCCAGGCTCCTGTATGTAAGTCCACCACTGTTCATAACTAGGATACAAGCTTTCGCAAAACCATCGGTGCATTTTAGCTAAACTCCCTTGAGACAGAGGAATGCCAAAGACCGTTTCTACCAAGTATCGTTGTTTTAGCCAAGTCAAATTTCCCCCATATCCCAGCCATCCCACTAAGCTGGATAAGGTTGCACCGTAGCTAAAATCTTCACGACATCCCAAAGGAAGTGGGGCATAACCTTCCCAATCACATTTTGAGCATTGATACTTTTCCCTAACATATTCCCTTACCTCTACTGGTTTACTGACTAATTCAGCTATTTGATTTTTTTTGATGATAGTCTCCTTTTGCTTTTCCACTGACGCACCACATTTTGGGCATTTTTCCATCCTTAAATCTACTATTTCATCTACCCGACCAAACCCGTTTCTGGTTTTACCCACATGGTCGTACTTTGGACCTCTTTTTTTTCCTTTTTGACCGAAGGTTTTGGCGACTTTCTTTTTGTAACCGTCACTGCTTGGGGGCTGAGAGCTATTTTCACTCGTTCTTTGGTTAAGCTTTTTCAGCTTTTCTTTCAACTTTTCTATCTCTTTCTTTAACTCTACCAATTCTTTTCTCAGCTTTTCGTTCTCTTCTTTTTCTTTCTGATAATCTTCATACCAATCTTTTGCCACTTCTTTTTGCCATGGCATTTTCACTTCTTCTTGGTTTAAGTCTGGAACTGGGTCTAGTTTTTTCATAGTCTCCCTATTCTAACCTATCTCTTTAACCGCCTTTCCTTTCTTCATTATTCTTTACTTTTTTCATTTGCTTCTCATTCTCAATAATTTCCTTCTTTATTGCGGTGACTAATTACCCTTTTTGTTAAAACTGTCTTTTGCTATTCTATCGGATCATTTATTTTATGGCTATCTCTGGGGAAACACCTTTTTATCCGATTCATTGCCATCTCCTAATTGCATAAAGAGAGGGACACCACCATCTCCACTACATATCATATTTAACATAAACTGTTTTAGGTCTGGTCGTTTATCTCTGGAATAACCAAATTTTATTTTTATGGCTTTTGTCTGCTCGTCTTCCTCATCTTCTATCCTTTCCTTATACTTCCCTTGTACAGACATTGAGGTTGAGTCTAAATGCTTTGACTTTTGTTCTATTCCAAAGATTGCTGCCGCTTTTAGGACTATTTTCGTGAACAGTTTTTTTACCCCCACTCCAAATACCTTATCCAATGACCTTCCTAGCTTGTCATCATTTAAATCTTCTGCTTTTATTCCTTCTCCTAATAGGTGTTCTAATGCTTTTCCTTTAAAAAATTCACTCAACAAATATAACGGAGCATTAATACATCCTAAGCAGTTTAATATCATTGCTTTTACTATTGTACCTACACTGAGCTTTTCTTGAGGATGAGTTCCCACTTCCTCATCGATAATTTCTACTAAACCCATTTCATCTATAATTCCCGCTACGATTCCTAAGTGGTCGAGGTCTTTAATATTTAGGTTATTCATTTTTACTGTTGATTCTATCTAAGACAAGACTCCATTTTAGAACTTTATTGACATTTTTTATCCTTGCCCGAAATCAATGCACAAGTACCGATACTAGCTCGCGTGAACTAGTGTTCCTCTTCGACAACCTGCGGAATGTGGGTTAAATGCAAAGCCGTTCTGAATTTTTGCGAGAGCCCAGTCATAAAATTGTCTTCCACTTCACCCCCAAGCATTGCTCTTGGCTCAATCAAATTGAGATGTGGTTCAGTATGCTGATGAGTAAGTTACTCAGACGAGGCAATTTCATGAGCAGAGAACAGCTCAAAACTCGCATCCTTGACTTCATTGATTACTTTAATCGCACTATGGCTAAACCCTTCAAATGGACTTATCAAGGCAAGGCATTAAAGCAATGATAAACGGTCGCTCTATTCCCGCCCAAGCCTACTAGCCCTCCAACATCAAGCCCAAATGATTTTTCCTCAAAGTCCACCCAGTCTGCTTTTGCCTAAATTCCTTGCCTCTTCCCCAAGCCCTGATATGCTTACTTTGGCCGCATAGTTATTACCTTATCTGGCATCCATAAACTTCGCACTGTCCAGTTAATTAAAAGATTACGATTTAATTTATGTGTTTACAAACTCTCAAATATATTTTTGTAAACTTTAGCCTGTTGTTCCTGTCTGAAAGTTGCTTCAATCTGATAATCAGAGAGTGTACTAAATGTTAATTTTTTTTGGTGGTGGAGACAAAAACAGATAATTCCAGTCACAAAATCATCAATATCAAAAGGTTCTGCTAAATAACCATTTTTCTGATGCTGAATTAAATCGGGCATTCCTCCTATGTTAAAGGCAACGCAGGGCGTTCCACAGGTTAGGGCTTCTAGCACAGTATTAGGCAAATTATCCTCTAAGGAAGGGGCTAAAAAGACATCAGCAGCAGAGTACACAAGGCGAAGAGATAAGTGATCATGCAATTGCCCAAGATACTGAGTTGGCAGGCCAAAATCTGGCGCGTTTTCTGGTTCACTGGCTCCAAAAATAAGGATTTGTAGTTTATCTTGCCATTCTGTTTGACTAAGTTTGGTTAAGGCTTGCTGTAGAAGCGAAAATCCTTTCCGTCGATCGCTGGTAGCTTGCATGGCCCCAAACAGAATAATGATTTTATCCGAGGGTAATCCTAACAGATTTTTGGCGATCGCCTGATCAACAGGATGATATTGCTTAGGATCCAGACCATTGGGAATAATTTTGAGCGGATAATGTTGCAGTAGGGGACTTTTCCGGACACAATCTGCTAACCAATGACTGAGGGCCACCACCGTTAGATCCAAATTTTTCCAGGCCTTAGCCTTCCGTTGCCAAATCCAATGGGAGAGATCTTTTTGGGTTTGACTACCCAGTTGGGGACATTGACCGCAGCCCCTTTGATAGCGATCGCAGCCATTGGTATAGTGACAACCGCCGGTCAGGGCCCATTGATCGTGCAGTGTCCAGACAATTGGTTTGTGAAACTGGGCTAAACTTTCGATCTGCATAAAGCCCGCCTGAGTCCAATGAACATTAATAACATCGGGGTTGAGATCTCGAATTTTCTTTGCCAGGCGATCAGGAAGCCACTGAGGCGAAAAATAAGTCTCTTCCCGTTGGGGATAAAACTTAAGAGGAAACTGGTCAATTCTGGCCCTGGTTTGGGCGATCGCCATTTCTAGGGGAGTAGTCGGAGACAATACAGAGGAATCATCCGCAGACTTTTTATGAACGAGAATTTGAGCATCGATCCCTGCTTGTCGCAGACCTTGGTAGAGTCGATAGGCTGCCCGTCCTGCCCCTTGTCCAATATCGTAGGTACTGAGTAGCAATACTTTCATGTAGTTTTATTGTCTTAGGAATTACTAGGCAATCTTTCTAAAAACTCCCCTTTTTAAAGAAATTTGAGACAAGGCTCAAAAGGGGGCGGTAAATAGGAAGAGATAAAAATGCTAGGCAGTTGGTACGATTTGAACCTTAATTTTGACCTGTTCCTGAGTATAGGGCAGGTTAACCGTCAGCCTCAACGCATCAAAGTCATTATAGGGTTGGCCATCAATTTCTACATCGGCAATTTTGATAGTTAGAAAAATTTAGACAAATATCTCAGATCTTACTTTGCAGGTGTAACCCTGACTGGGTGAACTATAAAACCCTCTATCCCATTTCTAAAAGCGTTTGAGACTGCTTTGCGAATAATATTGAGGGAGCTTCGGTAATCCTGACTAGCGCGATCGCCCCTCTTTTCGTTATAAAACGAGATAGGTCTCTCATCTGTATTTGGAGAAAATCTTTATGAGCAATACCAGTAACTTCCGTCAGGCCATGCAGGAAGCTCGCTCCCAGTCCCTCATTGGCCCCAACGTCATCCCCAAAGCACTTCCCTACCTTGGTGGAGCCTTAATGCTAACGGCGGTGGGAACCTATGGTGGCTTAGGCATGATGCAGACCAATCCGGCTCTCTTTATGCCCACTTTTTGGGGCGCAATGATTACGTCTCTCATCCTCTTTTTTGTTGCCCGCAATGTGGCGGAAAATGGCAATAATGGGGTGGCTTTACCCCTGTTAGCGTTATACAGCCTATTGTCGGGCTATACCCTGAGTGGAATTGTGGCTCTAGCTCTCGGAACTACTGGAGTCGGACTACAAGGGGTTGGGATCGCGGCCTTAGGCTGTGGGATTACCTTTGTCATTGCCCGTAGTGTGGGTTCTAATCTCTCGGATAAAGATGGACTGGCTCTGACCCAAACCGTTCAACTGGGCATTATGGCTTTGGTTGTGGTGGTTTTTCTGCAAGTCATTCTTTCCTTTTTCCACGTTTATACCCCCAGTTGGTTAGAAATTGGGATTTCTGGGATCGGGGTTTTTCTGTTTGCTGGGGCTTCGGTGGTCGATTTTTATATTTTGCCCCGCACCTACTCTGATAATCAATATCTTTCGGCCGCGCTCTCGATGTACTTAACCTACATCAATCTATTCGTTTTCATTTTGCGCCTCTTAATCTCCCTCAATGGTCGAGACTAAGACTGACAAGACTTGATCAAGCCAGATTGAGCTTGAACGATTTTCCCTCACCAGTTTGCGTGGGGGAGTTTTTTTGAGTTTAAGGAGAATTTAAGGAGTGCGATCGCCGTAGAACCGCCAAGATTGTCCAGACGACCCAGATATAGATAAACTTTTACAGCAGAGACGCATCAGCAACAAGTAAATTATTACTCACTCGACTATGGCATATTATTGGTTTAAAGCCCTTCACCTCATCGGCATTGTGGTTTGGTTTGCGGGATTATTCTATTTAGTACGGCTCTTTGTCTATCATGCCGAAGCCAGGGAACAGCCGGAACCAGCCCAAACCATTCTCAAAAAACAATATGAGTTAATGGAAAAACGCCTTTACAACATCATTACGACCCCTGGCATGGCGGTAACGGTGGCGATGGCCCTGGGATTGATCTATACAGAACCAGGCATTTTAAAATCTGGCTGGCTACACATTAAACTCAGCTTTGTCGCCTTGCTCCTGATTTATCACTTTTACTGTGGTCGCATTATGAAACAGTTGGCCAAGGGAGAGTGTCAATGGACAGGCCAGCAATTTCGAGCCTTAAATGAGGCTCCCACCATTCTCTTAGTGATCATTGTTCTTTTAGCTGTTTTTAAGAATAATTTGCCCCTAGATGCAACCACCTGGTTAATTGTCGCCTTAGTCATTGCCATGGCTGCTTCAATCCAACTCTATGCCAAAAAACGTCGTCGAGATCAGGAAAAGTTAGAACAGAGTTTATCCGTCCAAGAAGAATACTAAAAAAGGATAACGTTTTGTCTAATTTCAAATCCTCTTCCCAGGCTGCTTTACGCCGTGAGTGGCAAGCTCTACAGTGGGGCGTTATTTTACTCCCCCTCAATCCGATTTTGTCTTTATTGGGCTTTCTGTTCGCGCTCTTTAGCACCTGGAAGTCTCAATTTCGCTCGATTATTAACTCTCAATGGGGCCAGGCCTGGGGAATATTGACCCTATGGCTATTATTGACGACGCTACTGGCTCAGTATAAAGGAGAATCCTTACTCGGATTAGCCAATTTTGTTCCCTATTTTGGGGTATTTCTTGCCTATCGCTTAATTTTGCAGGATTTTACCCGTTTACGAAGATTAGCCTGGTATCTGGTTTTGCCCTCTTTTCTTTTAATTGGGTTGGGATTTGGTCAATTGTATGGGGGCTGGGCCACACCAGGCTGGTTAGGGGGACTGGGAACCAATTTAATCCCCTATGGCCGGCCAGAGGGACGAATCTCATCCTTACTGATGTATGCCAACATTTTTTCGGCCTATCTTTTGATGGTCTTGCCTCTGAATGTCGGTTTAGGCATTGAGGGTTTTCGCCAATGGCAACGAGACAAGAGTCAGCGTACCCTTTTTCTCTGGCTGGCTTTGGGATTTTTGGCAATTTTAAATCTTGGCTCCACTTTTCTGACGGATTCTCGCAGTGCCTGGGGAATTAGTTTTGTTGTGGCTGTGGCTTTTGCTTTTTATCTGACCTGGTATTGGTTAATTGGCCTTGGTTTCAGTCTAGCGGCGATCGTGATGTGGGCTTCCTGGGGCCCATTTGGCAAAGAGCCTCTGCGTCAAATTGTACCGAGTTATCTTTGGGCTAGACTTTCAGACGAACTCTATCCCGATCGCTATAAGACGGCATTTCGTAGTACTCAGTGGAATTTTGCCTGGGGAATGATGCAGGATCGGCCTATCTTTGGTTGGGGATTACGCAATTTTACGCCCCTCTATCAAGCCAAAATGAATGTTTGGTTGGGCCATCCCCATAATTTACCACTCATGCTGCTGGGAGAAATTGGCATTCCGGGTACGCTTTTATTTTTGGGAATTGTGGGTATGGGACTATACCAGGCCACCCGTTTGCTATGGGCTCTAGGAAAACCCCAAGGATCAAGGCGGCGACAAAGCCAACATCTCTTGCTAATGTCCTACCTGTTGTCCTTTGCCAGTGTGATGGGCTACAACCTCTTAGATGTCACGATTTTTGATATTCGGGTTAACCTGATGGGCTGGATTATCCTAGCCGCGATCGCCGGAGTTAGCCAACGATATCAACGACTCTGGCAATCAAGCCGATTCCGGTTTCGGTAAGGAGGACGGATGAAGTAAAAGCTCGGCAGTAGAACGTTTTTCCACCATTTCGCGGGTAATCATACAATTCTTGAGATCTTTGCGGGAGGGTAGTTCGTACATGACATCCAGCATTAACTCTTCCACAATACCTCGTAGGGCCCTCGCTCCCGTTTTACGTCGATAAGCTTCCTTGGCGATCGCCTGAATGGCATCCACTTTAAACTCCAGTTGCACACTATCCATGTGGAGCAGTTTTTGGTATTGCTTAACGATCGCATTGCGGGGCTGGGTCAAAATAGCAATTAGGGCATCTTCATCTAAGGGTTCAAGGGAAGCTAACACCGGAATTCGTCCTACAAATTCAGGAATCATGCCAAAGCGCACCAAATCATCGGGTTCTACCTGACGCAATAGATCGGCTGCCCGTTTTTCCTTACTTTGAGCATCAATCCCCGGCCGGATAAAGCCCATCGATTTTTTACCTAAGCGTTGGTCAACCACCTTTTCCAAGCCAACAAAGGCCCCGCCACAGATAAAGAGAATATTACTCGTATC contains:
- a CDS encoding IS1634 family transposase, whose amino-acid sequence is MNNLNIKDLDHLGIVAGIIDEMGLVEIIDEEVGTHPQEKLSVGTIVKAMILNCLGCINAPLYLLSEFFKGKALEHLLGEGIKAEDLNDDKLGRSLDKVFGVGVKKLFTKIVLKAAAIFGIEQKSKHLDSTSMSVQGKYKERIEDEEDEQTKAIKIKFGYSRDKRPDLKQFMLNMICSGDGGVPLFMQLGDGNESDKKVFPQR
- a CDS encoding glycosyltransferase family 4 protein; translated protein: MKVLLLSTYDIGQGAGRAAYRLYQGLRQAGIDAQILVHKKSADDSSVLSPTTPLEMAIAQTRARIDQFPLKFYPQREETYFSPQWLPDRLAKKIRDLNPDVINVHWTQAGFMQIESLAQFHKPIVWTLHDQWALTGGCHYTNGCDRYQRGCGQCPQLGSQTQKDLSHWIWQRKAKAWKNLDLTVVALSHWLADCVRKSPLLQHYPLKIIPNGLDPKQYHPVDQAIAKNLLGLPSDKIIILFGAMQATSDRRKGFSLLQQALTKLSQTEWQDKLQILIFGASEPENAPDFGLPTQYLGQLHDHLSLRLVYSAADVFLAPSLEDNLPNTVLEALTCGTPCVAFNIGGMPDLIQHQKNGYLAEPFDIDDFVTGIICFCLHHQKKLTFSTLSDYQIEATFRQEQQAKVYKNIFESL
- a CDS encoding Bax inhibitor-1 family protein, which translates into the protein MSNTSNFRQAMQEARSQSLIGPNVIPKALPYLGGALMLTAVGTYGGLGMMQTNPALFMPTFWGAMITSLILFFVARNVAENGNNGVALPLLALYSLLSGYTLSGIVALALGTTGVGLQGVGIAALGCGITFVIARSVGSNLSDKDGLALTQTVQLGIMALVVVVFLQVILSFFHVYTPSWLEIGISGIGVFLFAGASVVDFYILPRTYSDNQYLSAALSMYLTYINLFVFILRLLISLNGRD
- the hemJ gene encoding protoporphyrinogen oxidase HemJ, translating into MAYYWFKALHLIGIVVWFAGLFYLVRLFVYHAEAREQPEPAQTILKKQYELMEKRLYNIITTPGMAVTVAMALGLIYTEPGILKSGWLHIKLSFVALLLIYHFYCGRIMKQLAKGECQWTGQQFRALNEAPTILLVIIVLLAVFKNNLPLDATTWLIVALVIAMAASIQLYAKKRRRDQEKLEQSLSVQEEY
- a CDS encoding O-antigen ligase family protein; translation: MSNFKSSSQAALRREWQALQWGVILLPLNPILSLLGFLFALFSTWKSQFRSIINSQWGQAWGILTLWLLLTTLLAQYKGESLLGLANFVPYFGVFLAYRLILQDFTRLRRLAWYLVLPSFLLIGLGFGQLYGGWATPGWLGGLGTNLIPYGRPEGRISSLLMYANIFSAYLLMVLPLNVGLGIEGFRQWQRDKSQRTLFLWLALGFLAILNLGSTFLTDSRSAWGISFVVAVAFAFYLTWYWLIGLGFSLAAIVMWASWGPFGKEPLRQIVPSYLWARLSDELYPDRYKTAFRSTQWNFAWGMMQDRPIFGWGLRNFTPLYQAKMNVWLGHPHNLPLMLLGEIGIPGTLLFLGIVGMGLYQATRLLWALGKPQGSRRRQSQHLLLMSYLLSFASVMGYNLLDVTIFDIRVNLMGWIILAAIAGVSQRYQRLWQSSRFRFR